In Pseudomonas glycinae, the DNA window GCCGCGCATTCTGCACCGCCGCATCGACATCCTCTTCACCGCAAGCGGCGACGTTTGCCAGCAGTTGGCCGGTGGCCGGGTCGATCGCGGCAAATGTCTGTCCCGACTGCGCCGCACGCAATTTGCCGTCGATCACGGCCTGGTACGGATAGCTCAATTCAGCGGCCTTGCGCTGCCAGTCTGCAAGCTCGAACACGGTGGTTGCTCCTTGGACTTTTATTCTTCTGAGAACAGTGCGGGGTCGATAGTCGCTCAGGCCCGTGCGCGCTAAAACCAGTAAAAATGTCTTCGCAGACAATAAAAAAGGTAACCAGCCGAGGGCCCCTTCACGCGCGTATGGGGCTATTGTTCAGGGACAAAAAAACCGCCGACAGAACGGAGGCCGGCGGCGTACAAATTGCTTGGATGTGCAATCCGTTCGCTTTGAGGTTCACCGTGGCCGCTTACAACCTGCGTCAGTTGAAATACTTCATCACCACCGTCGAATGCGGCAGCGTCGCCGAAGCGTCGCGCAAGCTGTACATCGCGCAACCGGCAATTTCCACGGCGATCAAGGGGCTGGAGGACAGCTTCGGCGTGCAACTGCTGATCCGCCATCACGCTCAGGGCGTGTCCCTGACACCGAGCGGCGCACGGTTCTTCCGCAAGGCTCAGGAACTGCTGCGCATGGCCAAAGAGTTCGAACAGAACGCCCTCGCCGACAACGACGTGGTGGCCGGGCAGATCGATATCGGCTGTTTTGAAACGGTGGCGCCGCTGTACCTGCCGCAACTGATTGCCGGCTTCTCGGCGCTGTATCCGGGGGTAAAGATCCGCATCCGCGACGGCGAACAACAGGAACTGGTGCAAGGCCTGACCTCGGGCACCTTCGATCTGGCAATCCTGTACAAACACGACCTCGACGCCACCATCGAAACCGAGCCGCTGATGCCGGCCCAACGGCCTTACGCCCTGCTGCCGGCAGATCACCGCTTCGCCCAGCTCAAGCAGGTTTCGCTGCGGGACTTGTGCCTGGAACCGATGATCCTGCTCGACGTACAACCGAGCCGCACCTACTTCGTCAGCCTGTTCGAAGAAC includes these proteins:
- a CDS encoding LysR family transcriptional regulator, whose translation is MAAYNLRQLKYFITTVECGSVAEASRKLYIAQPAISTAIKGLEDSFGVQLLIRHHAQGVSLTPSGARFFRKAQELLRMAKEFEQNALADNDVVAGQIDIGCFETVAPLYLPQLIAGFSALYPGVKIRIRDGEQQELVQGLTSGTFDLAILYKHDLDATIETEPLMPAQRPYALLPADHRFAQLKQVSLRDLCLEPMILLDVQPSRTYFVSLFEELGLSPRIEFSSPSIEMVRGMVGQGFGFSILVTRPHSECTYDGKKVVCVDIVEDVTGSGLVAAWLKRGQLTKPAQLFADYCREQLTAKASR